A single genomic interval of Nostoc commune NIES-4072 harbors:
- a CDS encoding DUF4129 domain-containing protein, whose amino-acid sequence MTDTFEKTSWSWQLSQFQQQAGEWWEYQFYRFESALPELPTGWSISPWLSELLKFLFWLVLGLFIAWVGWRLWQEFSPYVYSWLNRSGNLTDFRLKTSSSESSITFLLKRSQQFYRQGNYREACRCIYLAMLQQLDKNAIAPHKLSRTDGEYLQLLRSSVTPIQPYETLITTHEQLCFGNAEILPDNYEQCRQAYREISPE is encoded by the coding sequence ATGACAGATACTTTTGAAAAAACTAGCTGGAGTTGGCAGCTTTCTCAATTTCAACAACAAGCGGGAGAATGGTGGGAATACCAGTTTTACCGCTTTGAGAGCGCTTTACCTGAATTACCTACTGGATGGTCAATTAGCCCTTGGCTAAGTGAGTTGTTGAAATTCCTGTTTTGGCTGGTGCTAGGTTTATTTATAGCTTGGGTGGGTTGGCGATTATGGCAAGAATTCAGCCCTTATGTATATTCTTGGCTAAATAGAAGTGGCAATCTCACTGATTTTCGTTTAAAAACTAGCTCTAGTGAGTCATCCATAACCTTTTTGTTGAAGCGATCGCAACAATTTTACCGTCAAGGTAACTACCGTGAGGCTTGCCGTTGTATTTATTTAGCAATGTTGCAGCAGTTGGATAAAAATGCGATCGCACCCCACAAACTCAGCCGCACAGATGGAGAATATCTGCAATTGTTGCGATCGTCTGTGACTCCCATACAGCCTTATGAAACTTTAATTACCACTCACGAGCAATTATGTTTTGGTAATGCCGAGATTTTGCCAGACAATTATGAACAGTGTCGCCAAGCTTATCGGGAAATTTCCCCAGAATGA
- the pgmB gene encoding beta-phosphoglucomutase codes for MDKKGHSRNFIYTDWILIETQFDPDQLHSKETVFTIGNGYLGTKGSFEEGYPHALPATFINGVYDDVPVVYTELANCPDWLPLVVIVNGESPTETLRERFRLDQGKILRYDRQLDLRYGLLTRYLRWRSPSGKTIDINFERFASFADRHVLVQRCHLTPVDFDGVIEVQGSINGYPENQGFNHWEGLDQGKTDQGIWLQRRTRHSRIELGMGATMRISGTEASLQVSTAPGYPTLSMNYQAKSKQTVTVEKIVTVFTSRETETPVSAATEKLAHLPDYATLLKANEQAWDEVWQQSDILIEGDSTAAFAVRYNLFQLLIAGSRHDDKVSIPAKTLSGFGYRGHIFWDTEIFMLPFFLFTQPAIARNLLSYRWHTLPGARRKAIHYGYKGAMYAWESADTGDEVTPRWALGNDFYGEDVRIWCRDREIHINADIPYAAWNYWQATGDDEWMQQRGAEIILDAAIFWGSRVEFNPELQQYEIRGVIGVDEYHEFVHNNAFTNRMAQWHLEKAIAVYDWLAHKFPERATELEEKLKLTPQERFSCGDAMRTHWQDIIAKILFLHDPSTELIEQFEGFFQLEDINLADYQGRDRSMQTILSIEKTNKCQVIKQPDILMLLYLMRESADFPYNEKALQTNWDYYAPRTDITYGSSLGPAVHAILASDLGKSAEAYEVFMQALMVDLEDNRGNTSDGIHGATAGGVWQAVIFGFGGIQLTENGPVANSHLPDGWTRLKFKLHWQGLWHDFDLHRGLGAGGWGHNNLLSASLGTEKKGTRGITNTQYPIPNPQSRSEATHNPNIQGFIFDLDGVLTDTAELHYLAWQKLADEEGIPFNRQANEALRGVSRRASLLHIIGDRPYSEAQIEEMMERKNRYYVESIQHMTPKDLLPGAIALLDELRQAGIKIGIGSASKNARTVIERLGIVDKVDAIADGYSVQQPKPAPDLFLYAAKQLGLEPAQSVVVEDAAAGIEAALAGGMWAVGLGPAERVGAAHVVLPSLEGVTWADLKAKLSNIAR; via the coding sequence ATGGACAAAAAAGGTCATTCTCGCAATTTTATCTACACAGACTGGATCTTAATCGAAACCCAGTTTGACCCCGATCAATTGCACTCCAAAGAAACTGTCTTTACAATCGGCAATGGATACCTGGGAACAAAAGGCAGTTTTGAGGAAGGTTATCCTCATGCATTGCCAGCTACTTTTATCAACGGTGTCTACGATGATGTGCCGGTGGTGTACACTGAACTGGCAAATTGTCCTGACTGGCTGCCTTTGGTAGTAATTGTAAATGGCGAATCTCCTACGGAGACGCTACGCGAACGCTTCCGTCTCGATCAAGGTAAAATATTGCGCTACGATCGCCAGCTTGATTTACGCTACGGACTTCTCACCCGTTACTTACGTTGGCGCTCTCCCAGTGGAAAGACTATAGATATTAACTTTGAACGCTTTGCTAGTTTTGCAGATCGGCATGTGTTGGTGCAACGCTGCCATTTAACGCCAGTAGATTTTGATGGGGTAATCGAAGTTCAGGGAAGTATCAACGGCTATCCAGAAAATCAGGGTTTTAATCACTGGGAAGGACTAGACCAAGGCAAGACTGACCAAGGAATCTGGTTGCAACGCCGCACCCGCCACTCCCGAATTGAACTCGGTATGGGCGCAACTATGAGAATCTCAGGCACTGAAGCATCTTTGCAAGTCAGTACCGCACCTGGTTATCCAACCTTGAGCATGAACTACCAGGCTAAATCAAAACAGACCGTAACGGTAGAAAAAATTGTGACAGTTTTTACCTCGCGGGAGACTGAGACACCAGTTTCAGCAGCTACAGAAAAACTCGCGCACCTGCCAGACTACGCAACACTACTAAAAGCCAATGAGCAGGCATGGGATGAGGTGTGGCAGCAAAGCGATATCCTCATTGAAGGGGATAGTACAGCTGCTTTTGCTGTTCGCTACAATCTATTCCAGCTACTGATTGCTGGGTCACGCCATGATGATAAGGTGAGCATTCCAGCTAAAACTCTTTCTGGGTTTGGCTATCGCGGTCATATCTTTTGGGATACAGAAATTTTTATGCTGCCCTTTTTTCTGTTTACCCAACCAGCGATCGCCCGAAATTTACTCAGTTACCGTTGGCACACTTTACCAGGAGCTAGACGCAAGGCTATCCATTACGGCTATAAAGGGGCAATGTATGCTTGGGAAAGTGCTGATACCGGAGATGAAGTAACACCACGTTGGGCACTCGGAAATGATTTTTATGGTGAAGACGTGCGGATTTGGTGCCGCGATCGGGAAATTCATATTAATGCAGATATTCCCTACGCTGCTTGGAACTACTGGCAAGCTACTGGTGATGATGAGTGGATGCAACAGCGCGGCGCAGAGATTATTTTGGATGCTGCTATCTTCTGGGGTAGCCGAGTCGAATTCAATCCTGAGCTACAACAATATGAAATTCGGGGAGTAATTGGAGTAGATGAATATCATGAATTCGTCCACAATAACGCCTTTACAAATCGCATGGCGCAATGGCATTTAGAGAAAGCGATCGCAGTTTATGATTGGTTGGCTCACAAGTTCCCCGAACGAGCTACTGAACTAGAAGAGAAACTAAAACTCACCCCACAAGAGCGATTCTCCTGCGGAGATGCTATGCGAACGCACTGGCAAGATATCATCGCCAAAATCTTGTTTCTCCATGACCCATCAACAGAACTAATCGAGCAGTTCGAGGGATTTTTCCAATTAGAAGATATCAACTTAGCAGATTATCAAGGGCGCGATCGCTCCATGCAAACCATCTTGAGTATTGAGAAAACCAATAAATGTCAAGTAATCAAGCAGCCAGATATCTTGATGCTGCTTTATTTAATGCGGGAATCAGCAGATTTTCCCTACAACGAAAAAGCATTGCAGACCAACTGGGACTACTACGCACCTCGCACAGACATTACTTATGGTTCGTCCCTTGGCCCAGCAGTTCACGCCATTTTAGCTTCCGATTTGGGCAAATCAGCAGAAGCTTACGAAGTGTTTATGCAAGCATTAATGGTGGATCTTGAAGATAACCGAGGTAACACCAGCGATGGAATTCACGGCGCTACTGCTGGTGGCGTTTGGCAAGCCGTAATTTTTGGCTTCGGCGGCATTCAACTAACCGAAAATGGCCCCGTAGCCAACTCCCATCTCCCTGATGGCTGGACACGCCTAAAATTTAAACTGCATTGGCAAGGATTATGGCACGACTTTGATCTGCATCGGGGACTGGGGGCTGGGGGCTGGGGACACAACAACTTGCTCAGTGCATCGCTGGGGACTGAGAAGAAGGGGACAAGAGGAATAACTAATACCCAATACCCAATCCCCAATCCCCAATCCCGGAGCGAAGCGACTCACAACCCCAACATCCAAGGATTCATCTTCGACCTAGATGGAGTGCTAACCGATACAGCAGAACTTCATTATTTAGCTTGGCAAAAGCTAGCGGATGAAGAGGGTATACCCTTTAATCGACAAGCTAACGAAGCGCTGCGGGGTGTATCCCGTCGTGCTTCCCTGCTGCATATTATTGGAGATAGACCATATTCGGAAGCACAAATTGAGGAGATGATGGAGCGTAAGAATCGCTACTATGTAGAATCGATCCAACACATGACACCCAAGGATTTGTTACCAGGTGCGATCGCTCTCTTGGATGAACTGCGGCAAGCTGGAATTAAAATCGGTATTGGTTCAGCTAGCAAAAATGCCCGCACCGTGATCGAGCGATTGGGCATTGTTGATAAAGTAGATGCGATCGCTGACGGTTATAGTGTACAACAACCCAAGCCAGCACCCGACCTATTTCTGTACGCAGCCAAGCAGCTAGGACTCGAACCAGCGCAATCTGTAGTTGTAGAAGATGCCGCAGCAGGCATTGAGGCGGCTCTAGCAGGTGGTATGTGGGCAGTAGGACTCGGCCCTGCTGAACGAGTTGGAGCCGCTCATGTTGTTTTGCCCAGCTTAGAAGGGGTCACATGGGCAGACTTAAAAGCTAAATTAAGCAATATTGCCAGATAA
- a CDS encoding aspartate aminotransferase family protein encodes MSLQTLIEQVTIPPNSGSVASSPFDTDSFNEAVMSTYGRFPLALERGAGCRVWDTQGREYLDFVAGIATCTLGHAHPVMVEAVTRQIQKLHHVSNLYYIPEQGELAKWLVEHSCADRVFFCNSGAEANEAAIKLARKYAHTVLDIEKPIILTANASFHGRTLATITATAQPKYQKYFDPLVPGFHYVNYNDINAVEVAISELDEGDYRVAAILIEPLQGEGGVRPGDVAYFKKLRQICDETGILLIFDEVQVGMGRSGKLWAYEHLGVEPDIFTSAKGLGGGIPIGAMMSKKFCDVFQPGEHASTFGGNPFVCGVALSVCQTLERENILQNVQDRGEQLRSGLKAIAAKYPQHIGEVRGWGLINGLELRTNIQLTAADVVNAAINEGVLLVPAGPKVVRFVPPLIVTEAEVNTALEAVDRAMSNDKPQGGYATLTA; translated from the coding sequence GTGAGCCTACAAACTCTCATTGAACAAGTCACCATCCCCCCAAATTCAGGGTCTGTAGCATCTAGTCCCTTTGATACAGATAGCTTTAATGAAGCTGTCATGTCTACCTACGGTCGGTTTCCGTTAGCCTTAGAACGGGGTGCTGGATGCCGGGTTTGGGATACACAGGGACGCGAATATCTGGACTTTGTGGCTGGAATTGCCACTTGTACTTTAGGACACGCCCACCCAGTTATGGTAGAAGCGGTGACACGCCAAATCCAGAAGCTGCACCATGTCTCTAATTTGTACTACATTCCTGAGCAAGGTGAATTGGCAAAATGGCTTGTTGAACATTCTTGTGCCGATCGCGTGTTTTTCTGCAACTCTGGAGCTGAAGCTAATGAAGCTGCAATTAAACTGGCGCGGAAATATGCCCACACAGTATTAGACATTGAAAAACCGATTATTTTAACCGCCAATGCCAGTTTCCACGGACGGACTTTGGCAACAATTACCGCTACAGCACAACCGAAGTATCAAAAATATTTTGATCCCTTGGTTCCTGGTTTCCACTACGTAAATTACAACGATATCAACGCTGTGGAAGTGGCGATTAGCGAGTTGGATGAAGGCGATTATCGGGTAGCGGCGATTTTGATTGAGCCATTGCAGGGAGAAGGCGGTGTGCGTCCAGGAGATGTTGCCTATTTTAAAAAGCTTCGGCAGATTTGCGATGAAACTGGCATTTTATTGATTTTCGATGAAGTGCAAGTTGGTATGGGACGCAGTGGCAAATTATGGGCTTACGAACATCTCGGCGTTGAACCGGATATTTTCACCAGTGCTAAAGGCTTAGGTGGCGGTATTCCCATCGGCGCAATGATGAGCAAGAAATTCTGTGATGTTTTTCAACCAGGGGAACACGCTAGCACCTTTGGCGGAAATCCTTTTGTGTGTGGTGTAGCACTCAGTGTTTGCCAGACGTTGGAACGGGAAAATATTTTACAGAATGTGCAAGACAGGGGTGAACAATTGCGATCTGGATTGAAAGCGATCGCAGCGAAATATCCTCAGCACATTGGCGAAGTTCGAGGTTGGGGTTTAATCAACGGTTTGGAGTTGCGAACCAATATTCAACTAACCGCAGCAGATGTCGTTAATGCTGCCATCAACGAGGGTGTGTTACTCGTACCAGCCGGGCCAAAAGTAGTCCGATTTGTGCCACCGCTAATTGTCACAGAGGCGGAAGTAAACACTGCTTTAGAAGCTGTGGATCGAGCGATGTCTAACGACAAGCCGCAGGGCGGCTACGCAACTCTCACAGCTTAG
- a CDS encoding DUF2243 domain-containing protein — translation MEAKSETPNQRAPLITAGIFLGVGIGGFIDGILLHQILQWHHMLSNIRPLTNIANIDLNTLWDGLFHTFNWVFTVVGVVLLWRAGGRDDVPWSSQTFIGSILIGTGLFDFVEGLIDHQILGIHHVKPGPNELAWDLGFLAFGALLIVIGWIMIKKTRVISH, via the coding sequence ATGGAGGCGAAAAGTGAAACCCCCAACCAACGCGCACCACTAATCACTGCTGGAATTTTTCTTGGTGTAGGTATTGGAGGGTTTATTGATGGAATTTTACTGCATCAGATCCTCCAGTGGCATCACATGCTTAGTAATATTCGACCTCTGACAAACATAGCGAATATAGATTTGAACACGCTATGGGATGGGTTATTTCATACCTTTAATTGGGTATTCACCGTGGTAGGAGTTGTTTTACTATGGCGTGCGGGAGGGCGTGATGATGTTCCTTGGTCATCACAGACCTTTATTGGGTCAATATTGATTGGTACTGGGTTGTTTGATTTCGTTGAAGGTTTAATTGACCATCAAATTCTCGGTATCCATCATGTCAAACCAGGGCCAAATGAGTTAGCTTGGGATTTAGGATTTCTTGCATTCGGTGCGCTACTGATTGTCATCGGCTGGATAATGATAAAAAAGACAAGAGTCATTAGTCATTAG
- a CDS encoding pentapeptide repeat-containing protein: MMSTNLRQANLKGANLEKADYDPNTNFPQDFDPVKAGMQIKSEN, from the coding sequence ATGATGTCAACGAATCTTCGCCAAGCCAATCTCAAAGGAGCGAACCTGGAAAAAGCAGACTATGATCCCAACACCAATTTTCCTCAAGATTTTGACCCAGTGAAAGCGGGTATGCAGATTAAATCTGAAAATTGA
- a CDS encoding sensor histidine kinase, with protein MAFSSECQSTRANLDPKLLRQILTNLFSNCLKYSPIGSTVKFSVITANEQAIFQTQDSGIGIPPNDIDYIFEPFHRASNASDIPGMGLGMSIVKQAVDLHGGEIRVESAIGVGTTFTVTLPFSRILNI; from the coding sequence ATCGCTTTTAGTAGTGAGTGCCAATCTACAAGAGCTAACTTAGACCCGAAACTACTGCGGCAAATCTTGACTAATTTATTCTCAAATTGTCTAAAATACTCTCCCATTGGTAGCACAGTTAAGTTTTCTGTCATCACTGCCAACGAGCAAGCTATATTCCAGACTCAAGACTCTGGTATTGGCATTCCCCCAAATGACATTGATTACATCTTTGAACCCTTCCATCGCGCTAGTAATGCAAGCGATATCCCAGGAATGGGATTGGGAATGTCCATCGTCAAGCAGGCTGTAGATTTACATGGTGGCGAAATTCGTGTCGAAAGTGCGATCGGTGTAGGAACTACCTTTACCGTAACTCTGCCATTTTCGAGAATTTTAAATATATAG
- a CDS encoding DUF433 domain-containing protein, giving the protein MTAALKRAKPYIEQRDGGYWIEETRISLDSVVYAFLNGESPESIAQNFPLLSLEQVYGAITFYLANRELIDAYLEEGEKEFEKLQQSLREKNPPLYQKLKAAQIQKHSKA; this is encoded by the coding sequence ATGACAGCAGCACTGAAGAGAGCAAAGCCATATATCGAACAACGAGATGGAGGATATTGGATCGAAGAGACTCGCATCTCTCTTGATTCAGTTGTGTATGCCTTTTTGAATGGTGAGTCTCCTGAAAGCATTGCCCAAAACTTTCCATTACTCTCGCTGGAGCAGGTTTATGGTGCTATTACCTTTTATCTTGCCAACCGAGAGCTAATTGATGCGTATTTAGAAGAAGGTGAAAAAGAGTTTGAAAAATTGCAACAGTCTCTTAGAGAGAAAAATCCCCCTCTCTATCAAAAGTTAAAAGCTGCTCAAATACAGAAGCACAGCAAGGCATGA
- a CDS encoding RrF2 family transcriptional regulator: MVISNKSEYALLALLELATCYPNGEALQIREIAALQDIPNRYLEQLLATLRRGGLIKSIRGAKGGYVLARDPGKITVLDAFTCMEGSDIVASNPEPTPNTIEGELIQEVWQEARQAANSVLEKYTLQDLCERRSMRKQKELMYYI, encoded by the coding sequence GTGGTAATCTCTAACAAATCAGAATACGCACTTCTAGCCCTGTTAGAGTTAGCAACCTGCTACCCTAACGGAGAAGCCCTGCAAATTCGAGAGATAGCGGCATTACAAGACATTCCGAACCGCTATTTAGAACAACTCCTAGCCACATTAAGGCGTGGAGGTTTAATTAAGAGTATACGCGGAGCCAAAGGTGGCTACGTTCTGGCACGAGATCCCGGAAAGATTACAGTGTTAGATGCTTTTACCTGCATGGAAGGGTCAGATATCGTGGCCTCTAATCCTGAACCAACTCCCAACACCATAGAAGGCGAGCTAATTCAGGAAGTCTGGCAGGAAGCACGTCAGGCTGCTAACTCAGTTTTGGAAAAATATACACTCCAAGACCTTTGCGAACGAAGATCAATGCGAAAGCAAAAGGAACTCATGTATTACATTTAG
- a CDS encoding LamG domain-containing protein: MQFIKRLGKQLGFVILIGSAVFSASSASAQVSELPKEETIFINTDLIINSAYLQSRFSGQSSLKLLSIGGIHRSPLNDANIDETEGRVIYDTFKNNYGNGYDVGGSTFEAGTSPFTNGTEIFGIFRNPRRELIFGIIPGVLPNPPALKLNESTNYGRCFFANCVLFHYGYAVKVQFRGTLNPSFYKSTFTIGDSNGTTSLSQRNSMVSPEIEPNPPGANFIPPEDTPDEFLVVFSQQTNPRQPNVAITNWTEFPIKRGQTPRLRFTNSESNFDPITVSNTRVLRSATKIPLEQLTAADLPPTPEVGFVEFSEANGIVLPGQTRDAVTLTDIPVTGTPILDRIASFNGTSDFIEIPNNENLNFGTGDLSISAWVKTTSTSGIEVILDKRVETTGPVQGYSLSNFNGNLLLQLADGVGNQFTNYVSNISISDGNWHHVAVTVDRDQPDGGRWYLDGVEVVGERFNPTRRGSLSNSKPLVIGRRSDSPSPGFFKGEIGRVRLDKRVLSSQEIQAIAANRP, translated from the coding sequence ATGCAATTTATCAAACGGTTAGGGAAGCAGCTAGGTTTTGTGATCTTAATCGGTTCTGCGGTCTTTTCCGCATCTTCAGCTAGCGCACAGGTAAGCGAACTCCCCAAAGAAGAAACCATTTTTATAAATACGGATTTGATTATCAATTCGGCTTACTTACAAAGTCGATTTTCAGGCCAGAGTAGTCTTAAATTACTCAGTATTGGTGGAATCCATCGATCACCACTTAATGATGCTAATATCGATGAGACTGAAGGAAGGGTCATATACGACACATTTAAGAACAACTACGGTAACGGTTACGATGTGGGAGGATCTACGTTTGAGGCTGGTACTTCTCCCTTCACAAATGGTACTGAAATATTTGGTATATTCAGAAATCCACGAAGAGAATTAATCTTTGGTATTATTCCAGGTGTTCTTCCGAATCCTCCCGCGCTCAAGTTAAATGAAAGCACTAATTATGGACGTTGTTTTTTTGCTAATTGTGTGTTGTTTCACTATGGGTATGCAGTGAAAGTTCAGTTCAGAGGAACACTAAATCCTTCCTTCTACAAATCAACTTTTACCATAGGAGATTCAAACGGCACTACTTCTTTGTCTCAACGCAATTCAATGGTGTCTCCTGAAATAGAACCAAATCCTCCAGGGGCTAATTTTATACCTCCAGAAGATACTCCAGATGAATTTTTGGTGGTTTTCAGCCAACAGACAAATCCTAGACAGCCTAATGTGGCTATAACTAACTGGACTGAATTCCCCATCAAGCGCGGTCAAACTCCGAGATTACGCTTTACCAATAGTGAGTCAAACTTTGATCCAATAACCGTATCTAACACTAGAGTTCTGCGGAGTGCTACTAAGATACCATTAGAACAGCTAACCGCCGCAGATTTACCACCAACACCAGAAGTAGGGTTCGTAGAATTTTCAGAAGCTAATGGCATCGTACTTCCAGGCCAAACCAGAGACGCAGTCACGCTTACAGATATTCCGGTTACAGGAACACCTATTTTAGATCGCATCGCATCCTTTAATGGTACAAGCGACTTTATTGAAATCCCCAACAACGAGAACCTAAACTTTGGCACGGGAGACTTGAGCATTTCTGCCTGGGTCAAAACGACTAGTACTAGCGGAATTGAAGTCATTTTAGACAAACGAGTTGAGACGACAGGGCCAGTACAAGGGTATTCGCTGTCTAACTTCAATGGTAATTTGTTGCTTCAATTAGCAGATGGAGTGGGAAATCAATTTACAAACTATGTAAGCAATATCTCAATCTCCGATGGCAATTGGCATCATGTAGCTGTGACTGTAGACCGCGACCAACCAGATGGCGGTCGTTGGTATCTTGATGGAGTAGAAGTCGTTGGCGAGCGATTTAATCCAACAAGAAGAGGTTCTCTTTCTAACTCCAAGCCCTTAGTCATTGGCAGACGCTCTGATAGTCCTTCACCAGGCTTTTTTAAGGGTGAAATAGGCCGTGTCCGACTTGACAAAAGGGTACTGTCATCTCAAGAAATTCAAGCAATTGCTGCTAATAGACCGTAA
- a CDS encoding DUF5615 family PIN-like protein produces the protein MTTVRFQADADLRQAIVTGTIRRQPNLDFQSAYTAELEGKKDSEVLAIAAQNDRVLVTHDRKTMPAEFGEFIMSKTSSGVLILSQNLSVSDAIEALILVWEASTAEEWVNQIMSIPF, from the coding sequence ATGACGACAGTTCGATTTCAAGCAGATGCTGATCTACGCCAAGCGATTGTAACTGGGACGATACGTAGGCAACCAAATCTTGATTTTCAATCAGCCTATACAGCAGAGCTTGAAGGTAAGAAAGATTCAGAGGTATTGGCGATCGCTGCACAGAATGATAGAGTCCTCGTGACTCATGACCGTAAAACCATGCCTGCTGAGTTTGGTGAGTTCATAATGTCAAAAACCAGTTCTGGAGTTTTGATTCTTTCCCAGAATTTGTCAGTCAGTGATGCAATTGAAGCACTCATCCTCGTTTGGGAAGCTTCTACTGCTGAGGAATGGGTCAATCAGATCATGTCTATCCCATTTTAA